The following are from one region of the Simiduia agarivorans SA1 = DSM 21679 genome:
- a CDS encoding acyl-CoA dehydrogenase family protein, which produces MHRDDLRLPNPHLNDTHHAWRTQLRKFVSEKIMPHVNAWDEAGELPATLWRDAADIGLLQLGYPEAYGGMLEDTDIHHMIVAAEEISACGAGGVYATLLVHGIALPPLVHYANESLKAEVIPPVLKGEKHISLAITEPGGGSDVANVSTRAESDGDAFIVNGSKTFITGGMRANWFTTAVRTGEPGFGGISLLLIDADTPGVSRTPLDKKQGWWCSDTATIYFDNVRVPKSRLIGTENGGFLPIVHNFNNERIALTASALEAARVCFGDAWAWANERKTFGKPLIRHQVIGHKFAEMARQINATQGYLDACAWAVKHHCSRPADLALLKVQATQTMEFCAREAMQILGGAGYLRDCRIERIYREVRVNAIGGGSEEIMRDLAWRQWLGR; this is translated from the coding sequence ATGCATCGTGATGACCTGCGGCTACCCAATCCGCACCTCAATGACACCCATCACGCCTGGCGCACCCAATTACGGAAATTTGTCAGCGAAAAAATTATGCCGCACGTCAATGCGTGGGATGAGGCTGGTGAACTGCCCGCAACCCTCTGGCGCGACGCTGCCGATATCGGTTTGTTGCAACTGGGCTACCCGGAAGCCTATGGCGGTATGCTGGAAGACACCGACATCCATCACATGATTGTGGCCGCAGAAGAAATTTCCGCCTGTGGCGCCGGTGGTGTTTACGCCACGCTGCTGGTTCACGGTATCGCCCTGCCGCCACTGGTGCACTATGCCAACGAATCCCTCAAGGCCGAGGTAATTCCCCCGGTACTCAAGGGCGAGAAGCACATCAGTCTGGCCATTACCGAGCCTGGCGGCGGCTCCGATGTGGCCAATGTCAGCACCCGGGCCGAATCCGATGGCGACGCGTTTATTGTCAACGGCAGCAAAACCTTTATCACCGGCGGCATGCGCGCCAACTGGTTTACCACTGCCGTGCGCACCGGCGAGCCTGGCTTTGGCGGGATTTCCCTGCTGTTAATTGATGCCGACACACCGGGTGTGAGCCGCACGCCACTGGATAAAAAACAAGGCTGGTGGTGCTCCGATACCGCGACGATTTACTTCGATAATGTCCGGGTGCCCAAAAGCCGGCTGATCGGCACGGAAAACGGCGGATTTTTGCCCATCGTTCACAACTTCAATAATGAGCGGATCGCGCTTACCGCCAGTGCCCTGGAAGCCGCACGCGTGTGTTTTGGAGATGCCTGGGCCTGGGCCAACGAGCGCAAAACCTTTGGCAAGCCCCTCATCCGGCATCAGGTCATCGGCCACAAATTTGCCGAGATGGCGCGCCAGATCAATGCCACACAAGGCTACCTGGACGCCTGCGCCTGGGCCGTAAAACACCACTGCAGCCGCCCTGCCGATCTGGCATTGCTCAAGGTACAGGCCACCCAGACCATGGAATTCTGCGCCCGTGAAGCCATGCAGATCTTAGGGGGTGCGGGTTATCTGCGCGATTGCCGGATTGAGCGCATCTACCGGGAGGTACGGGTCAATGCCATTGGCGGTGGCTCGGAGGAGATCATGCGCGATCTGGCCTGGCGCCAGTGGCTTGGGCGCTGA
- a CDS encoding acetyl/propionyl/methylcrotonyl-CoA carboxylase subunit alpha, whose amino-acid sequence MKRLLIANRGEIACRIIRTAKSLGIETVAVYSEADQHALHTQLADRRVCIGAAAAAQSYLNIPAIIAAASETQADAIHPGYGFLSENAEFARAVCNAGLIFVGPPADAIELMGDKRAAKQAVEAVVVPLLPGYNGADQSLDTLLAKAADIGLPLMIKASAGGGGKGMRLATDQQALKDAIASAKREALAAFGNDTLLLERALIDPRHVEVQVFADQQGHCVYLGDRDCSLQRRHQKVVEEAPAPGLSDDLRQRMGEAAVRAAQACNYVGAGTVEFLLDHDQNFYFLEMNTRLQVEHPVTEKIFGLDLVQWQLAVAQGTPLPLSQAALRPEGHAIEVRLYAEDPLNDFLPQTGEILHWPDDNGQTRDARIDHCLFTGLTIGNHYDPMLGKLIAHGATREQAIERLIQLIEQTPLLGLHHNLGYLRSVLSQPAFKAADLGTGFLSRHAAILSQSAEKKAALQLAALNFFLQAQPSKDSGTGNWYKNLSALAFPSRYKLKLHADDAHTTITLDSKNWPKGELLLTDADIEYKIDQIHQYQNHKAILLHCRIDGVSYKAWITQQGNGLWLQLNGQSFEIHPSNPLATTHTKTGGLNAPMDGRVVACLVAPDSTVAEGDTLMIIEAMKMEMPIRANTSGCVELLCNAGDQIRTGQALAVIHTNHTETQSPEEATHAS is encoded by the coding sequence ATGAAGCGATTATTGATTGCCAACCGGGGCGAGATCGCCTGCCGGATTATCCGCACCGCCAAATCGCTTGGCATTGAAACCGTCGCCGTGTACTCCGAGGCAGACCAACATGCACTGCATACCCAGCTGGCCGACAGACGCGTGTGTATCGGCGCTGCGGCAGCCGCGCAGTCTTACCTCAACATCCCCGCAATCATCGCAGCTGCCAGCGAAACCCAGGCCGATGCCATTCATCCCGGCTACGGATTCCTGTCAGAAAATGCGGAATTTGCGCGCGCTGTCTGCAATGCGGGGTTGATTTTTGTCGGGCCTCCGGCTGATGCTATCGAGCTCATGGGCGATAAACGCGCAGCCAAGCAGGCGGTTGAAGCCGTGGTTGTTCCCCTGTTGCCTGGCTATAACGGTGCCGATCAATCACTTGATACCTTACTGGCCAAGGCTGCTGACATCGGCCTGCCATTGATGATCAAGGCATCTGCAGGTGGCGGCGGTAAAGGCATGCGCTTGGCAACAGATCAACAGGCGCTGAAAGACGCCATAGCCAGCGCCAAACGCGAAGCCTTAGCGGCCTTTGGCAACGATACATTACTGCTTGAGCGCGCCCTGATCGACCCCAGGCATGTGGAAGTCCAGGTGTTTGCCGATCAGCAGGGCCATTGTGTCTACTTGGGTGATCGCGACTGTTCATTGCAGCGCCGGCACCAGAAGGTGGTGGAAGAAGCGCCCGCGCCCGGGCTTTCTGACGACTTGCGCCAACGCATGGGCGAAGCCGCCGTACGCGCGGCACAGGCCTGCAATTATGTGGGCGCAGGTACCGTGGAGTTTCTGTTAGACCACGATCAGAATTTTTACTTTCTGGAAATGAACACCCGCTTGCAGGTGGAACACCCGGTCACCGAAAAAATATTCGGGCTGGATCTGGTGCAATGGCAATTGGCTGTCGCACAAGGAACCCCCCTGCCGCTTTCGCAGGCAGCGCTCAGACCTGAGGGGCACGCCATAGAGGTCAGGCTCTACGCCGAAGATCCACTGAACGATTTTTTGCCGCAAACGGGCGAAATATTGCACTGGCCTGACGACAACGGCCAGACTCGCGACGCGCGAATTGACCATTGCCTGTTTACGGGTTTGACCATCGGCAATCACTACGACCCCATGCTCGGTAAACTGATCGCGCATGGTGCTACACGCGAACAAGCCATTGAGCGCCTGATCCAACTGATCGAACAGACTCCGCTACTGGGCTTACACCACAACCTGGGCTATTTACGCTCGGTTCTTTCGCAACCCGCGTTCAAAGCCGCCGATCTCGGAACAGGCTTTCTCAGTCGCCATGCGGCAATACTCTCCCAAAGCGCGGAGAAGAAAGCCGCCCTGCAGCTGGCAGCACTGAATTTTTTCTTGCAGGCGCAACCTTCAAAGGATTCAGGCACTGGCAACTGGTATAAAAACCTGTCCGCCCTCGCCTTCCCTTCACGCTACAAACTTAAACTGCACGCGGATGATGCACACACAACGATTACGTTAGATAGCAAAAACTGGCCGAAGGGCGAGCTCTTGCTCACTGACGCCGACATTGAATACAAGATTGATCAGATTCACCAATACCAGAACCACAAGGCCATATTATTGCACTGTCGTATCGATGGCGTTTCGTATAAGGCCTGGATAACACAACAAGGCAACGGCCTTTGGTTGCAACTGAACGGACAGAGTTTCGAAATACACCCGAGTAATCCATTAGCCACAACGCACACCAAAACCGGTGGCCTGAACGCCCCCATGGATGGGCGGGTGGTAGCTTGTCTGGTGGCGCCGGACAGCACGGTAGCAGAAGGCGATACCCTGATGATTATTGAAGCCATGAAAATGGAAATGCCCATTCGGGCCAACACAAGCGGTTGCGTGGAACTGCTATGCAACGCAGGCGATCAGATCCGCACCGGCCAGGCACTGGCGGTGATTCACACCAATCACACAGAAACACAATCCCCTGAGGAAGCCACCCATGCATCGTGA
- a CDS encoding enoyl-CoA hydratase/isomerase family protein — protein sequence MDNNALIIEPIALGYQVTLNRPAQRNALNLAMVEQLLALAEKIQQDAACRVLVLRGNGGHFCAGGDLADMLTAAQAFENGDKEAFFSVNRRYGELLLALTRLPCMVISLVEGAAMGGGLGLAAVSDLVIAHEQAKLAMPEVTLGLPPAQITPFVADKIGLVKARQLALFSKKLSSRDAQALGLVDEIFSGASEAEHRLQQALHTVQFASPAALRSTKQLCFSLSRFAGEDCEQLLDHAAQAFSYAITRGDGPEGSRAFMEKRKPQWAEVDA from the coding sequence ATGGACAACAACGCCCTGATCATTGAACCCATTGCACTGGGCTACCAGGTTACCCTCAACCGCCCGGCCCAACGCAATGCACTTAACCTTGCAATGGTGGAACAACTGCTGGCACTGGCGGAAAAAATTCAACAAGACGCTGCTTGCCGCGTGCTGGTGCTGCGCGGCAATGGCGGTCATTTTTGTGCCGGTGGCGATCTGGCCGATATGCTCACGGCAGCACAAGCGTTTGAAAACGGCGACAAAGAGGCCTTTTTTTCCGTCAACCGCCGCTACGGCGAATTGCTGCTGGCACTGACCCGCTTGCCCTGCATGGTGATTTCCCTTGTGGAAGGTGCAGCCATGGGTGGTGGTCTGGGATTGGCGGCGGTATCGGATCTGGTGATTGCACACGAGCAGGCAAAGCTTGCCATGCCAGAAGTCACCCTGGGACTGCCGCCCGCACAAATTACGCCCTTTGTGGCTGACAAAATTGGCCTGGTCAAAGCCCGTCAGTTGGCGCTATTCAGCAAAAAGCTCAGCAGCCGCGACGCACAGGCACTGGGTCTTGTGGATGAAATATTCTCCGGCGCCTCGGAAGCAGAGCATCGACTGCAACAAGCACTTCATACCGTTCAATTTGCTTCGCCGGCAGCGCTCAGAAGCACAAAACAATTGTGCTTTAGCCTCTCCCGGTTTGCCGGTGAGGATTGCGAACAGTTACTGGATCATGCCGCGCAGGCGTTTTCCTATGCCATTACCCGCGGCGACGGCCCCGAAGGCAGCCGCGCGTTTATGGAAAAACGCAAACCCCAGTGGGCCGAGGTTGACGCATGA
- a CDS encoding acyl-CoA dehydrogenase family protein: MQFTEQHQALRRSIQQLVEVEFNPQVEAWEAAGHFPMHDVLKRLGNMGLLGISKPEAYGGMGLDFSYELVLAEELGAIHCGGVPLSIGVQTSMATPALAQFGSDELRREFLTPAISGDAVFSIAVSEPDAGSDVAAIKTRARKDGDDYVIDGSKMWITNAPQADYFCVLANTSDDKPHSNKSLIVVPANTPGLSIGPKLEKLGMRSSDTAPVFFDSVRVPQRYRIGDEGAGFLYQMLQFQEERLFGAALTLRGFEACVHSTIDYTRERKAFGAPLLDNQTIHFALAEMTTEIESLRALVYHAAENYLAGQDASLLASMAKLKAGRLSRTLPDQCLQFWGGMGYMESSLVNRLYRDFRLTSIGGGADEIMLGIICKLMGILPKKKKQ, encoded by the coding sequence ATGCAATTTACCGAACAACATCAGGCCCTGCGCCGTAGCATCCAACAGTTGGTTGAGGTCGAATTCAATCCGCAGGTTGAGGCCTGGGAAGCCGCCGGGCATTTCCCCATGCATGACGTGCTGAAGCGTTTGGGTAACATGGGTTTATTGGGTATCAGCAAGCCTGAAGCCTATGGCGGCATGGGGCTGGATTTCAGTTATGAACTGGTGCTGGCGGAGGAACTGGGTGCGATTCATTGCGGCGGCGTGCCCCTGTCCATTGGCGTCCAGACTTCCATGGCTACACCGGCGCTGGCGCAGTTTGGCAGCGATGAATTGCGCCGCGAATTTCTCACGCCGGCGATCAGCGGTGATGCCGTGTTTTCCATTGCGGTGTCCGAACCCGACGCTGGGTCGGATGTGGCGGCCATCAAAACCCGCGCCCGCAAAGACGGTGACGACTATGTGATTGACGGCAGTAAAATGTGGATCACCAACGCACCGCAGGCAGACTATTTTTGCGTGCTGGCCAATACCAGCGATGACAAACCCCACAGCAATAAATCCCTGATTGTGGTGCCAGCCAACACGCCTGGCTTAAGCATAGGCCCCAAGCTCGAAAAACTGGGGATGCGTTCATCTGATACCGCGCCAGTTTTTTTCGACAGCGTGCGCGTTCCCCAACGCTATCGCATCGGTGATGAAGGCGCGGGCTTTCTGTACCAGATGCTGCAGTTTCAGGAAGAACGTTTGTTTGGCGCAGCCCTCACGCTCAGAGGCTTCGAAGCCTGTGTGCACAGCACCATCGACTATACCCGCGAACGCAAAGCCTTTGGTGCGCCTCTGTTGGACAACCAGACCATTCACTTTGCCCTGGCGGAAATGACCACGGAAATCGAATCCCTGCGCGCGCTGGTTTATCACGCAGCCGAAAATTATCTGGCAGGGCAAGACGCCAGTCTGCTCGCCAGCATGGCCAAGCTCAAGGCGGGCCGGCTATCGCGCACCTTGCCGGACCAATGCCTGCAATTCTGGGGTGGTATGGGCTATATGGAATCGAGTCTGGTCAACCGCCTTTATCGCGATTTCAGGCTGACGTCTATCGGCGGCGGCGCCGATGAAATCATGCTCGGTATTATCTGCAAACTCATGGGCATCCTGCCCAAGAAAAAGAAACAATAG
- a CDS encoding acyl-CoA carboxylase subunit beta produces MKPRLHSQLDVNGEAFAANREQLLAQLATVEAVGRHQQTSAETKREKYAQRGMLLPRERLSLLLDPGSPFVEIGALAGYKMYDDKDGSGAGGGCIAGIGFIEGVACMVRVDNYAIKGGTISPAGMEKALRLQTIALENKLPFVTLAQSGGANLLYANEIFAPGGRGFANQARMSAAGIPQITVVHGSATAGGAYQPALSDYVVLIKNQATMYLAGPPLLKAATGEIATDEALGGSDIHASAGTGDYVADDDAQGIAMARAIVSSLNWSSLLADIKQDIPAPSYSPEELVGVIPANTKTPFDAREVIARLVDKSEFLEFKAGFDNQTLCGHGQLYGEPVGIITNNGPITAQGANKAAQFIQLCEQSGTPLLFLHNTTGFMVGTHAEQSGIIKHGAKMIQAVANATVPKISIVMGGSYGAGNYAMCGRGFDPRFIFAWPNSRTAVMGGAQAGKVLRIVTEAKMGAASDAAMLEKLESDTAAFVDDASTALACTARLWDDGIIDPRHTRDLLGLLFHLCKHADKVTTRTNQFGVARL; encoded by the coding sequence ATGAAACCACGTTTGCACAGTCAACTTGATGTAAACGGCGAGGCATTTGCGGCCAACCGCGAACAACTGCTGGCGCAACTCGCCACGGTTGAAGCCGTGGGCCGGCATCAGCAAACCAGTGCCGAAACCAAGCGCGAAAAATACGCCCAGCGCGGCATGCTGCTGCCACGTGAACGGTTGTCGTTGCTGCTCGATCCGGGCAGCCCCTTTGTAGAAATCGGCGCACTGGCCGGTTACAAAATGTACGATGACAAAGACGGCTCCGGCGCCGGTGGCGGCTGCATTGCCGGCATCGGATTTATTGAAGGCGTCGCCTGCATGGTACGGGTGGACAACTACGCCATCAAAGGCGGCACTATTTCTCCGGCGGGCATGGAAAAAGCCCTGCGGTTGCAGACCATCGCACTGGAAAACAAACTACCCTTCGTGACCCTGGCGCAAAGTGGCGGCGCCAACCTGCTCTACGCCAATGAAATTTTTGCACCGGGCGGCCGTGGCTTTGCCAATCAGGCACGCATGTCTGCCGCCGGTATTCCCCAGATCACCGTGGTGCACGGCAGCGCCACCGCCGGCGGCGCCTATCAGCCCGCACTCAGCGATTATGTGGTACTCATTAAAAACCAGGCCACCATGTACCTGGCCGGCCCGCCCCTGTTAAAAGCGGCCACCGGCGAAATTGCCACGGATGAAGCGCTCGGTGGCAGTGACATTCACGCCAGCGCCGGCACCGGCGATTATGTGGCCGACGACGATGCGCAAGGCATTGCCATGGCGCGTGCGATTGTTTCCTCACTCAATTGGTCTTCGCTGCTGGCAGACATAAAGCAGGATATACCCGCACCCAGCTACTCGCCCGAGGAATTGGTAGGCGTGATTCCGGCCAACACAAAAACGCCATTCGATGCGCGCGAGGTCATTGCGCGCCTGGTAGATAAATCGGAATTTCTGGAATTCAAAGCGGGTTTCGACAACCAGACTCTGTGTGGGCATGGTCAACTCTATGGTGAACCGGTAGGCATTATCACCAACAACGGGCCCATCACGGCCCAGGGTGCCAACAAGGCCGCGCAGTTTATCCAACTGTGCGAGCAATCGGGCACACCCTTGTTGTTTTTACACAATACCACCGGCTTCATGGTAGGCACCCATGCGGAACAATCGGGCATTATCAAACACGGTGCCAAAATGATTCAGGCGGTGGCCAATGCCACCGTGCCGAAAATCAGCATCGTCATGGGCGGCTCCTACGGTGCCGGCAATTACGCCATGTGTGGCCGCGGCTTTGATCCCCGCTTTATTTTCGCCTGGCCCAACAGCCGCACAGCAGTCATGGGCGGCGCCCAGGCGGGCAAGGTTTTACGCATTGTCACTGAAGCAAAAATGGGCGCTGCCTCCGACGCGGCCATGCTTGAAAAACTTGAATCCGACACCGCCGCCTTTGTGGATGATGCTTCCACGGCGCTCGCCTGCACGGCCCGGCTGTGGGATGACGGCATCATCGACCCGCGCCACACCCGCGACCTGCTGGGCTTGCTGTTTCACCTGTGTAAACACGCAGACAAGGTCACAACCCGAACCAATCAATTTGGCGTCGCCCGCCTGTAA